The sequence TAGATTAAAAGGCTTTTAAATCATGCATAGTAttgtataattaaagaaaaatcacttAATATATGCATTGCAGTGCGacatgcatttctttaaaaggaaataaaaagtgataattaaatttggcatatttttcttattcaagatgccgacacaaaaataaaataagaaaaatttaggaatttttttctatttgattcaATACATTCCACATTGGgacttttcattattttggttaattaagTTTGAAAGTTTCAGAGCATAGTTGACCATCCAGACTGGATTTTGCTACCAATAAAATCTTATCTttctctttagttttttttagaaaggggggggggatttgttATCAGTGCATGCATttgcaatgaattatttaattccaaCAACAAACAAGGGTAGATTTCTGGAcattaaattcaatgaaatgcttcaatgaaaatataacaataaattgtcccacaaaataagtttaaatggACTTTGAACATATTCAGTAGCCAGATTAGATTATACGTAATAAAATAGGCTCTTTAGAAAATACTGGGACAAGTCTTCAAAAGTAGAAAGAAGTGGTAAACTGAAAGGGAAACATGACCATTCTGAGAAATTGCAGcacacattttgaaaaagaaaagaatggaaaCTATGAGGTGTAAACCTAAAGAAAACAGGAATATCTAACTCTATTTCAGCAATTTTGTCCAAAATAAATTCAGGAATAACCTTTTTAAAAGTACAtctgtatttttgaaaaactattttttttctagttaaataCTTTTATCTTATTGTACGGTAgattgtatatatttcttttattgtacatgtatttattttacaatactaGCTAATAGCAATTAACATGAAAtccattaaaaagtaattatcttaTGTAATATGTAGTTAAAACTAAACCAACTGACTCACAAATTAAAGTGCTTCACCCAAATAGCTGATGAATTCTAGGCAGGTGATGGGacacttttattctattttttaaaatttcaaaaaggaaatatcatatttgattactaaatttattttgaacatatttattGACTCTTAAAGATTTCTTGTGCAACAAAggtgtactgaaaaaaaaatcattttcgtatctacaaataaaaaaaaagaacttcataatCTGAAAAGGCATGGATATAAAATCATTCTAagatcttcaaattaatttttaatggtattgtattttttaaaatataaaaagcatgtaaatattcattaaaataatcttttgaataatgatataaattacaaaaaataaaaacaaataacggGACTGATCCTGTTCCATTGTCCTTTAAAGGGTTACATTTCTTATTGTGTATTTATTTGATCTTCTAaagtaaatataacttttttttttttttttttttttgtatttaatcaactttctgaatttttttttttcactttttgaatttttagaaagtatgaattgtttttaaccaaacattaaaaaaatgaaaaaagtcagagggttaaataattttgaagtactttgttcttatttttcttttatgggaaagttttcttttgttatttaacaaaaaaaaataaatgttataaaatatttgcatttttgcaaagttaacattatttttttttattgatttcaggaTGAAGCAATTTTAGCTATAGTTAAATATGTGAAAGACCATCCAAGAGCTACAGAAAAAGAACTTCAACGCGAAGTGGAAAAACAGATCGCTTTGTTtgtcgaaaaaataaaataggctGATCTATTATGATTTTGATATTCAGCACGTTTATGTTGATGTATATACTGagtaaagaacttttttaaattctatttatttgtagataagaatgaaaaaatagtattcttgtacttaatattttatattttgatggaAATTTGTCATTTATGTTCAGTTGtgatttttattggaataaaagaattctgaaattgtttgtgttaaaaatcaaagaaatattttttctatctaaatagctctaaatcaaaactttaaatactAATAATCACAGAAGTTGCTCTCATGatggaaattcttttatttgttagaGGGGCGATATTTCAGCTCCTATAAGCTATGTTTCAATtggtagatatatattttttttccttacttgtatattatttatagtgCAGCTGCAGTCATCTAAGATAAATAGCATATGTAATTCCTtgttcaattacaaaaaaaaaaaaaaaaaaaaaaaaaaaaaataaagccaatcatattaatttatatcctGTAATTAAAAGACAACAAAAAATGTAGTAAGAAAACAAGAACAGGTATACATTgtgaaatgtaaaatgttaaaaaaaataatcagattttttttttttcatattgattaaaatctaaatttgttaaaaggaaaagtttaaattaacaCATAGAGGAGCAACACCCATATATCATCCTAGCTAATCACATGACTAAAGATACCAAGGAAGTAAACCCATTAAGCACTGGATGCAAAAGATGTTCATACATACAGAGTCATGTCAAGAGATGCATGCAATCTATAGAGCTTTGGAATATTTCCTTCTAAATATGAAttcaaagaacaaaaaaaaaaaaaaaaaagattataaatgtgtttataaacttcatgctttatatatataaagttttcttaacatattttggctcattaaaagtttaatattagaTTATGTGTATCAGAAGAAATTCGTGCTTGAACTTTGATGTGGAGTATGTTCTTATGCCAAtttgaatgggggggggggagagtttcataaattaacatttttatttagctttattcATAATCTAAATGCACTTGATCATTCAAGCTTTAAAGTTTCTTCCTTCTGTCATGAATTCTTTATACACTTGAAATATTGGCTTatgattataaatgcatttatttataagtttagtAACAATTTATCCttattaaaaatgccatttttacgcaaaataacattgaattgctgtgaatgaaaaaaaaaaaactgtaatgcactcagttttatctaataataatcaCAGGCTGGTCCATATCAAATGCTGCTAaagcaaaatctaaaaaaaatttacagtgaagagaaaaaaagattacTTTCAAAAGAGTATGTGCACACACAAACATTATTTGAAGTAGtacaaataattctttcttcCTTATCCTTTTTGCTACATATTTACCTGAACTGGTAGAAATATTATTGGCAGTAATCATTTGCATAATTGATCCTAAGTGGCAATTATTGATTCTGAAACTTCAGAACATTTGTTTCCTgttgttattgaaaatatttgtttgtacTGATAAGCACTTTCAgacatggaaataattttatatctaaattgggaaatgagagattttataaaatattgtaaaaaaatcaatagacTAAAATCTTATACAGAAAtgaggaaatgttttttttctttttaatgatacacaAGATATTcatagaagaaatatttctggGCTGTAATTTTTAGTCTCAGAAATCgtgacttttatttcaaatgtattcaattttaattagaaatgccattgtacagaaaaattaaatcaaaatataatagtttaatattttcttcatcaataTAGAAACAATTGTTTCAAATGTATTTTctagacaaaagaaatattttctgaggatttcttttttgtaataataaaattttaattgcatttgtcATTCTTTTGcatcattcataattaaaatccattatttgttgaatttttgggCAGTTATTACTTAgtttgttataaaattcaaatttttcaaaaaaatagagTATGTCTAtggaattcaaaatatctttaaaaactgtAATCATAGTATGAATGAATCAAAAGTATTAAACAAAGTTTGAAATTAATGCTAGGAATGCACTAGAGTTTTTTGTACTTATTTAGTGgtttttctttattcctttctatctaaaatatatttacaaataatattctataagaaaaaaattaaagcatacctttatcaaatatatcaatGAGTGGGATTTAAATcccaattaatttcttatttttttaaattctgaattagcCCTTATTAcctaattctaaaaaattctcttatttcattatccacattaagaatttaattatttctaacacataatctaaaaataaattttgatgctttaatTCTCATACTACAAGCAAatggataaaaatccctaacactCGCTGCAAAACTTCCTaactaagattccctttcctgatTTAACATGTGTCGaagaaatccctataagaatTGTTTAGTAAAAAAGCACCAAGGAAAAAATTTCTCACACTTTCTGCTTCTCACTTTTTCACTTGTCATCCTGTGTACAAACCATGCCCTCCCATTAGTGGGGGGAAAGGAAGATAAATTCCCAATTTGTCTTATCAGCCGATTATCTGCAAAacaatgctatatatatattcaagatacaGAAAGTGTGAAAGTCAAGTGCAAAATCaactttaatttaatagatagatttcatttttattctgtgagaaattaataatctataaaatgaaccattaaaaatgaacaaaattcttatttgaaaaattaacatattaatactAGAGATGTACAACATGTTTGAATACTTATTTAGCAAAGGATTAAATAGTCTATGTTCTTTATTAACTTAAAGTAAAGTGGTAAATTAAGAAAAGAGGCTGCTGGTCTCTCATTGGGCTTAGGAGGCTCTGGTCTCTacttgaattatataaaatattattattaaaataatattaaattatataaaatattatattttacatataacaatagaaaaggaaattttctatcattatatGCAACTGAAAGTGAGAACATGTaccaagaaaaattgaaatatataaattgttcaaGATATAGAAGTCATGAGAGTTGAATACaaacaatcaattttaatttatagtttaagatatatgtcatttgaaaattgaattgtataaaaaaatgcaccattaaaatttctataataagaattaacaatatttttattcaaaaaattatatcacttttttttgtctattaataaaaaagtatctcttctcaaaagaaaattaaatttgtttccatGTGAATTGAGAAATATGCTATGAGCAACTGTGATACAGAGattgtttatatgaataaataaatatatcctttatagaaatgctttttttaaagataaatatatatttttacagtactagcacaatttttttaatataaatatgttatataataatgctttaaaatatgatgaattaaaattcacaatATGAAGGTTCTTCTCTAGTGTGTATTTctccaagaattttattttcgagGTTTTCCTCAGAGATAAAATATGAGATCACTCAATATGACTAACATTTTCTGTATTTCTATTCAGAATATATAGGCATAGACTTGGAAAAAAAAGTTGAGTTTTCTAAATAATGAATTGTGCcagacataaaataaatatgattaatttttatttaaaatagaaatgaaagtgTGTTGATGTTATAAAGGCTAGATTATATCATCTAGAGCAATCAAACTTAGCacttatatatatgttacagggTCGGaatgtgcgatttttttttttttttttgaaattttaaatattaagcaaaacTGTGGCAGTCACAACTGAAAATCGTCAAAAcattgcttcaaaaaatattgtagaataagaatgatttttacatgatcttaaaattcaaaaaaattacctttacaatgataacaatatttatgcaattttttcctacatgtaataagtttttttttaaaaaaaagttttattttccatCAAGAATACAAAGATACGTATGGattctaaatgaatattaaacatatcacaaatgataatataaaaacatgtGAATTTTGAAAGAACACAGTTATCAATAAAAGTCACTGTTAAAGTCGCAGATAtctttttgtttctgttttacaATCTAATTACTactaatattaacattaaattaatgaaatgtgcaaaatggagaaattaaatctATCCTTAATGCAAATCATTATTGATAAAGCAGATTTCAGGAAAACAAAcagtatttttacttaattttcagaagaatctttaaaaaatttaaatttatatttaaaaaaaatattattaacataaagcaaaatgccaaattttacatttagattataaattaggttatattattaaaatggctAGAAACAGCAcagtatatctatttttttaaatacaaattttaggtAGCTCACAGAAAATAAGGTAAATACATAGTAAATGAACAGAATAgcacaaagtatttaaaataatatgaattatatatttatcaaaaattgaagttttaagatTTTGATGATGAACTATTAAGGTTAAAAATGTAGCCAGATTTTTACTGTTACTAAGCCTATCTTATTTAAGGAGGTGATTTGGCTATAGTTCAGGGATGCAACTGATCCATGCGCATTTACTAAAAgggttttattttgattttgaatgaaaaaaaaaaaggcattcacttataaataagtaaaaatacaattagGGTTTGTAATTAGACATAATACAACTTTGTATGCTCAATACCCATAAAAATTTGGATTATGTTAACAATTATATGGTCACAAGATATAAGTAAATAGCTGTCCATTTAGTAATGTATGAGCATACATATCAATTCAATATATTATGTATAAGTAGAGAGAAAGAGACAATGAATAAACAATCCTAAATTATAGGAATAACTAAGTTATATATAGATTGTTAGTATATTACTAAATGGATGGCAAAAGTAGGCGACAgcaaattaacatatttatattaattaaatgaattatagtaaaaatgttaaataagacGCAAGGAGTtagtatacatatatttatttgatcaattgGCATTAtcttaatgtataaaatttgtttgCTTGGATAATtcttatactaaaattaaatgtaaatttttgttttaattaaataatttaaaaaacatctcTATACATAAAATGCTAATGTACATGGCACAGAAATCACTGCCAATACTGATTAGTAACAGTTGAATGTAAACaaattgatattcaaatatttcaaattgcttcactgaatattttcacagctgcatttaattttcaatgcttcCATCAATAaaggagctgcaaaatattattagaaatattctggagACAGTTTGCTTTATATCAAAAACTCTATTGAATcataggaaagaaaatataaaagtttcagaaaatgtAATCGTGAAAATAGGTTTATCATCATCAGATGAATAATAAGTTATGAATTACTCAATTGGAAATTGATGACTATATCTTTCCAAACTATTAACTTACAAAAAGGGGTTTTGTGTTATCTTAGAACacaaaatgatatcaatttcatttctgcacaatcctttttttactttaaatatatatatatgtgtgtgtgtgtgttaatttgAGTTTAAGGGTAATGTGAAGAATCAACcatttattgaaagtttttttttctctctctctttctttttgttCCTTATACAAGATTCACAAGCATGCCaatattgaaattaagattaaaagagACGATTTCTTATTACATTAACTCCAAAatgagattttcatttttttttttcataatcttttttaCTTGGCACCCACTATTATTTGTAGcagattcattcaaataaatctgtatttttcAGTCCTATCAAATAAcaagctgaattttttaaaaataaattccatattaattgttaagtcttaaaaaaaatcgataatctGATTAAACCAAGCTGGTCAACAAAGATGactaatctgaaataaaatgcaaagtatTTATACATATAGTATTAATTGAAATACTAAgtataatatagtatttttatttaaataaatatatgaaataaaaaagaaatacttttttattacataataggAAATATCAATCACTTTTATGATTGGAGTGGCAGAAGCTGGCTTGCAAAGTCCTACTTCAAAAAAGTGtagatttgcaaaattttaagatattaatcaGATAACAGATGAATCCAAACTCCCCTGAACTATTTTATAAAGCACATATTTTTGTTTGGCTATAAGAGCTCTAACTCCAATGATTCTAACAGGGTACAAAATTACTCTGAGTTTATTGAAGTTTATAAAAAGGATAGTTCTCTGATTACAATAATACTGGCATTGGATATtggaaattttagtaaaattattttaaatattttttttagaatttaaaatcaaaatgatatattaataaaaaattgtttatatttttgtccccattttagaatttaaaattcaactgatatattaatatgaaacattaaactttacttaatttcctttctattttaGACTGACTTAAGTTAGACTAAGCAcataatttaatagttatattgaATTTGCAGactaaaaacaaaaagattatatatgattttttatttattccttcaaaAATCAAGAATATGCAATTCATTAATTCAGTTCTGCTATTGAAATCCTTGAAATATGTGAATTCTCCTTCAGATGTCacctaattattttcaaaattaatggatTCACTCTTTTGTAGAGATATTTctgttaattaatgatttttatatcagtcaattttaattatctttttaaaatgtgtttaatatataatatcaattaagacattcatcaattttattattattaactgacCAATacttttttctaactttatatgatttaattagaatgtaatgaaaaatttattgaactccaataattatttatcatctgGTTTTGCTTTAGACACTTTTATTCAATTGTTTcaacaaaattactttatttacaatAGATAATAGATTTCAAGAAAACACttcaaattatatatcttttaaaaatctaatattattcACAGATTGCTCTTGtccaattacattatttttctatggTATGGcaattatgcaaaatttgtatTCAGCCAGCAGATAGAATAATGATActaattcagaattattatttgcaccaattattttcaagatttttaagatttcaaaaggaaaatgttcattgtttattagatgttttctttttatcagttttccaaaattcaatgtgatctttttatttctccttatttaattaccaaatcatgaagtcagattttttttgtacataaaaaaaaaaaaatctatggaaaGCATTTtccaatttacaaaaattcaatagCACATAACAAAAAATTACAGAAAGTTGATTATTCAGAGTATAAAGATCAAATAACTGGCTAAGTAGGAGTGAAATTCTGATAAACTattcaattcagttttatttatttattattattgtatgttTTTACTTAATATTCAAACAAGTTAAccagattttaaaacaaaacaacatatttgtataaaatgcCATAAAATGCAACtttacaatgattaaaaaaatttgtcaataaaaactGCAAgcttttcaaatgaaaatcacaagggggaaaaaaaatcagaaaacaaagaaaataaaaatcaatagtggtttgtaaaatattataatagaacacatataaatgaaaatttttcaagctTAACTAAAGCTagtcttttaaaaaagttttagaaacaacacaacataaaataataatatccatatatatatttgtatataataatcaCATAATACAAGGAgaactgcattaaaaataaaggGCAAACAATGTTGGAAAAAGACAACCTTTGAGATTTGTAGCCACAATtgttgaataatgttattttagatATCCAAATTATGCAAACATTAGATATCACCAAATTCTAAACTCGAATGTGAAGTACTATCAACAGATGACAGTTTTCTCGCTATTGTAGTCTGATTTGATCCATCTAATGTTAAAGAATTTGTTTCAGTTTTGTATGATTTGTTGTTCACATCTCCATGCTCTTCACTGCTGGGAGAGTCAATTCCATTGTCCCAACCAGGGGAAGAAGCGTGGGTTGGCGAAAGGCTAAGAGACATACGATCTTGTAAAAGTTGTTTGTATTCATGAATAGATTCATTCAATGACCACAATTGGCACAAAAGGGACATATCCAGCTGTCGTAAACCCACCTATAATtgatagtttaattaaatttttataataaatattaattaaatttcaacaactAAGAGTCCTTtaagtttattactttttaacaaaaaagaaattattaaaaatatcatatattaattcaaaaatctgaaaacaataaaatggTTGCATATTGCATATTCTTATAACTTCACAatgtgttattttcttttatttacttagaatgttattgaaaacattttacttttgctAAAACTGGAgggatgtcattttttttttttgttgttgttgctttatAGATTATGCatctaaatatttcttcttcccaacagataaaaaaaataagacatgaaAAGGAGGTATAATAAAAGTAGGTTTCAGGAGAATTACAATagcttttatgatttatttttcttaaaaaaaattaaactgcaactaaaaacagcaaaatttgttactaaatatgagggatgaaaataaaatactattaagttttctgaatttcaaattgcttGCAAAATAAGAATGAGCCAATTAAGGTAAGATGTTGAAAAGCAAATTGGAAGTTTCaatctctttaaatattaaatctgaatcTGATATGAAGATAGTAATTATGATAAgagctgaaattttgcattttcatctAATTATCACATAACAGTTTTTAAGAACAGATAAAAGTTTTCATGAGAATAGGCTGAGTAATTGATTTACAATACTGAAAAATTGAATCTTAATTCAAGACTTTTCCAAGTATTTCATAAACCTAATTAAAAAAAGActacattgatttttaaaatacagatatcAATATGGATAAGCTGTTAATTAATAACCTATTAATccttttttcaatcaattaagtaaaaa comes from Argiope bruennichi chromosome 2, qqArgBrue1.1, whole genome shotgun sequence and encodes:
- the LOC129961783 gene encoding leucine repeat adapter protein 25-like is translated as MASLQGLPPLPKSLSGLLNFSSAQWKEMERLHTMRTMIQQDLSRGLAERTNLQRLPSHSDSSENIQGDNGGLSADTSAQNRAGRLDVQLALLRKEMVGLRQLDMSLLCQLWSLNESIHEYKQLLQDRMSLSLSPTHASSPGWDNGIDSPSSEEHGDVNNKSYKTETNSLTLDGSNQTTIARKLSSVDSTSHSSLEFGDI